The sequence below is a genomic window from Rhinolophus sinicus isolate RSC01 chromosome X, ASM3656204v1, whole genome shotgun sequence.
ATATGAGATAAAAATGGCACTAATATTTTGACTTCCTCTGTATGGCACCTGACACTCAGCCTAAGTTCTTCCCCATTCAATGCATGAATGTCTAAATGTCCATTACCTACCCACATCTTCCCTCAAAAAATTTCCTTTGAATTTCTAGACCTAAGAGGTGGGATGAACTAAAATATGTAATATGGAGAACCTTACGGTTTTGTGAAAGTCTCAGCCAAGCTCAAGATAGGAAGTGAGCTGGGAGTAAGAGCCACTGTTAATGCTTGGAGTCCGATGCAGGCTATTACTACTGGCCTTCTGATTCCTACCAGTTAGTACCTCCTCAATCTGCCAGAAATTCTTAGAAACACAAGTGAGGCTAAGTTGTCACTCTCAAGACAGAAGAGAACTCTGGATGCTAATACTCTTGAATGGAAgcttgggaaaaaaaggaaaggatgtgAATGAAACTAGCTCTCATATGTGCATCGTATCCCCACGTACACTAGACATTTCCTTAGCCATGTGTTCATTCCTTCTACAGTTACTAACCCcgtactctgtgccaggcactgagctggacCCTGGAGCTATAAATATGAGTTTCAAGGAGCATCCCTTACTCCTGCCAGGTAAGTGAAAAGTGAGCCTGCTTAAGGTTAATATATCGGGGGATCCCCTAAAGGAGGATTAAGTCGTTGGCTTAGACTAGCCTTATGTAACTGGTTCTGTACCATGGTTTTGAAGGGGAAGATCAAACCAATTTAATGACTTTCCAATATGGCCAGAAAATCATTAATAGCTAAAGAGTGGAAAAATTCAGTGATAAGGGAAGATAGAATGTTAATTCAGATTTAAAACTTTTACAATGAGTCTGAGgaaagagagaatctgaaaacatCGCCTTAACTGTGATTCAACAGAAAGAATCTGATGTTTTTCGTAAGCAGGACAGGAAACCATGATGCCTCagctcagggtttctcaactttggcactattgatattttggaccagatacgtttctttgttgttgttgttgttggcagTGGGGAGCTGTCTTGTTCTTGTGCATTGTGGTATATTTAATGGCATCCTTTGCCTTTACCCACTGGATGTCAGTAGCACTATTTTCAAGTTGTGATAACCCAAACTGTCTCAAAAACATTACCAAATGTTCCCAGGAAGAGGGGTTGAAAAATAAGCCCCTGTTGAGAACCATTGTCTTAGCTCATCACTACCATCTCACCCTAAGGCCACCTGAATGCAGTCATtggtgagaggaaagaaaattaggATCTGGACTATCTTGCcaatgaaaaaattaaaggaaagaagggaagtgaACACAGGAGAGTTCACAGTCATTTGCCTATAGTCACAGGAGAACTAAGTGGAAACACAGAAGTGGAATCCAAGTTTCTTGGCTCCAGTCACTCATATTGTATTGCtaataaagacaataataattAATTGAATAATGACTCCAAAACTTCTTAAGCAACAACATACTTCAACAATAGCTTCTATCAGGACTTTTTCTCAGGGCCCCATGCAGGTGTAAAAAGTAGCTCACATATCACACATATATTTGCTTGTCTGTCTaaacttactttttttccttatacAGTTCAAAGTAAACTACTCCCATGTCTTCCTGCAGTTGGAAGTTTTTTGCGTTTGGTCTTTCCTAGTCCATTCATACACTGCCAGCATCCCAGGTCACCTACAATAATTTAGAGGGAGCCTGAATGAAGGAAAAGATAAGTAAGATGGGAAAGGGCCATAAGAAATCTGGGTAGCCTGTTAATGGATGCCAGACAGGGTTAGCCTTAGATGTTGCCAAATAAGCAGTCACTTACGGTCTGGTACCTAGCATTAGAGATGTGTTTCTTCGGTAAAGGTTGTACATTGAACTCTTGTTAGTAATTAGCACTTGTGTGTACGTGTTTATTAGATCACTGTCCTCTAAGATAACTACCAGAGCTCAGGTCTTTTAAAGAGCAAGTTTATTTTAGAGCAATAATACTAGAGTATATGTTGCTGCCCCTGTAAAGCAGACCTGGATAATACTCTTAAAAATGCACCCTGTAGGCAAGGTGCTGAAAGGCACGCCCTTTTATATGTAGACTTAGAGTTGGACATAGGGGAGGGGTGAAAATGGATTTccactccctccctgccccctcaaAAAAGCTCTCCAACCTACCCAATCCCAGCAACGCAGTCTTACCTCCCACAAACTGCACTGCTCCCATGCAACGTCCCATCATTCTGGAGATGAGCTCCTCCATGCAGCAGCCCAGGACAGCAGCCAGTGCCACCAGGAGCAGCAGAGCACAGCCGGCACCTGTCACCACTGTGCACATCTTCCAGGCAAGGCTTGGGATGGCACTGAAGCTGGCATAGCGCCCACACTCTTTCACCATGATCAGTCTGTGCCCTTTTCCCCACACAGGGTAGTTGCGCCTCCGGAATGTGCTGAATGACACTGGCTTCCCCAACTCGGATCCAAAGAGCCAATAAGGCAGGAAGTAACTGGTAGAACTGGCCACAGTGGTAACAAGGGACAGGAAGGCCCAGAGGGTCCCCACCAGGGTCAGGCTGTTCCTCTTGGTCCCAGGTTTCTCTGTAGGGATGGCGAGATGAGTTGGGTCACCTCACCAAATGCAGAACGTTATCATATAGGCTCCATCGGCCTATTTTTCATCTGGCTGGCCAGTCCTAGGGCTCATTTATGTGTTACTTCTCTCTTGCTTCTGGATACCATTATTCTCTTGAGGACCATTTGTGTCCTTATGGAATTCTGCTTTCCAGCACTTTTCCCATCGTCACTTTCTTCTGCCTTATTTAAAGTTCTATGGTCTCTAGGCTGCAATGAAAAAATCATAGAACTGAATTAGTGACTGCTCTGCCAACTCAAATGTCGCCTTGTTCAGATAGCTTTTAACTCTTAGCATCCAGCATGGAACAAGTGGCCAGAGGGAAGACTGAATGAAAGCCAGGCAGCCTGGAGAGACCCAGCTTCCAGTGAAACGGTCTTGCTGACCTGGAGGCCTGGAAGGGGGTGATATCTCAAGAACGTCAGGAACCAAGCTGTTTTCAGTGAGTGAAGGAACACGGAAGACAACTTACAGGGCCTGTCCTTACTataatggagaagagagaagaagaccTCACCATGGAGTTAGAGGATGTGCTTATGTGATCTAGGTAGGATGTCCAATAGTGTATTCATGTTGGCTTTTCACAGGGGTACATCATCCAGGTTAAAATGTGTAGAATACAATAAGTGGTGCCTAGTCTCACACCCTATGCTTATCACTGAGTGAGCACCATTCAGTCACTTTCTCCCCAAATCAGCAACTTTCTAACCAGAGAGGTTGTTTAACTCTAGACTGGCTACTAAGAAAATCTGCCGCTTTCTTTGCTGAATATAATCAAGAAAACTTCTCATCTTTCTAAAATGGATCAGGTACCCCGTGCCTTGCAGCaggaatatatgtgtgtgtgtgtgtgtgtgtgtgtgtgtgtgtgtgtgtgtgtgtgtgtgtgtgtatagctgTAAGGACCTTTCAAGGTGCCTTTGGAACAAGTAACCTCAGATTCAAGATGCTGAGAGT
It includes:
- the LHFPL1 gene encoding LHFPL tetraspan subfamily member 1 protein — protein: MGSGVMFTTKNPHRLLRAVSRCKNPLWPVEVGLGTRDLGCASNAAVGDPTHLAIPTEKPGTKRNSLTLVGTLWAFLSLVTTVASSTSYFLPYWLFGSELGKPVSFSTFRRRNYPVWGKGHRLIMVKECGRYASFSAIPSLAWKMCTVVTGAGCALLLLVALAAVLGCCMEELISRMMGRCMGAVQFVGALLISSGCALYPLGWKSPEIMQTCGNVSNQFQLESCDQFGATLSTEEFQVFGD